In a single window of the Candidatus Kaiserbacteria bacterium genome:
- a CDS encoding leucyl aminopeptidase, giving the protein MQINVEKTGKSTRGHTQVVFTEKGIERIIREGKSEILEINIGKLAKVTPRTLRTLVRNVIQTAKRHKIEKIALTFSYTTFPKCAQYDEAWFWSTIAENLILANYEYTTYKSKQPKYALKEVALLVDDVKTVRDFVAHGITLATYTNMCRDIANTPGSDMTPTILASKAKEILMGTKAKVTVLDEKQITKLGMGGVIGVGKGSKHKPRFIIIEYFGGKKTEKPIVLVGKGVTFDTGGLQIKPGMAMYEMHMDMSGGAAVIAALAAIAKLGLKKNCIGLIPAVENNVGDDAIRPGDVLTMMSGKTVDVLHTDAEGRLILADALHYARKYEPKLVVDIATLTGASLVAVGQHAHVIMTKSRKLEDAFRDLGEESGDYTFPLPLWDEYTQYTKGVHGDISNIHSGDTRYGGTITAGAFLSHFTKKMKWVHIDMAPRMTSVASDKLAKGATGEPMRLLVKIAEKF; this is encoded by the coding sequence ATGCAGATTAACGTTGAAAAAACGGGAAAGTCAACGAGAGGTCACACTCAGGTGGTATTTACAGAAAAGGGCATCGAGCGAATCATTCGTGAGGGAAAAAGTGAAATACTCGAAATCAATATTGGGAAGTTAGCAAAAGTAACACCCCGTACCCTCCGCACACTTGTGCGTAATGTAATACAAACGGCAAAACGTCATAAGATAGAAAAAATTGCATTGACGTTTTCGTACACCACTTTTCCAAAATGCGCTCAGTATGATGAAGCGTGGTTCTGGAGTACCATTGCAGAAAATCTTATCCTTGCTAATTACGAATACACCACATACAAGAGCAAACAGCCAAAATACGCTCTCAAAGAAGTGGCTTTGCTTGTAGACGACGTGAAGACCGTGCGCGACTTCGTCGCGCACGGTATCACCCTCGCCACCTATACCAATATGTGCCGAGACATAGCAAACACCCCCGGAAGCGATATGACCCCCACAATACTTGCATCGAAGGCAAAAGAAATTCTCATGGGTACCAAAGCAAAGGTAACTGTTCTCGACGAAAAGCAAATTACAAAACTCGGTATGGGTGGCGTTATTGGGGTAGGGAAAGGATCGAAGCATAAGCCGCGATTTATTATTATTGAATACTTTGGCGGAAAGAAGACTGAGAAACCAATTGTATTAGTCGGGAAGGGAGTTACCTTCGATACTGGAGGACTCCAAATTAAGCCAGGTATGGCCATGTACGAAATGCATATGGATATGTCGGGTGGCGCAGCAGTTATTGCTGCTCTTGCGGCGATTGCAAAACTGGGGCTAAAGAAAAATTGTATTGGGCTTATTCCTGCAGTTGAAAACAACGTCGGCGATGATGCCATTCGTCCTGGTGATGTACTCACTATGATGTCGGGAAAGACCGTTGATGTTCTCCATACCGATGCAGAGGGGCGACTCATTCTTGCGGACGCACTCCACTACGCACGAAAGTATGAGCCGAAGTTGGTGGTCGATATTGCGACACTCACTGGAGCATCACTCGTGGCAGTAGGACAACATGCACATGTGATTATGACAAAGAGCAGAAAGCTTGAAGACGCCTTTCGTGACCTCGGCGAAGAGAGTGGCGACTACACCTTCCCACTACCACTCTGGGACGAATACACACAGTACACAAAGGGAGTACACGGTGATATTTCCAATATTCATTCTGGCGATACACGCTACGGAGGCACCATTACTGCAGGTGCATTCCTTTCGCACTTCACCAAGAAAATGAAATGGGTTCACATAGATATGGCACCACGTATGACGTCCGTAGCCAGCGACAAACTCGCCAAAGGCGCCACGGGGGAGCCAATGAGATTGCTTGTAAAAATCGCTGAAAAATTCTAG
- the aspS gene encoding aspartate--tRNA(Asn) ligase, which yields MERILIKDLKDYLEQNVTIQASVSVIRNQGKVAFFDFRDRTGIIQGIIFGKPELLASVQEVKPGYTLELTGLVHARQEKMVNAKVQNGDIELEISGVTVLGVAQALPFDLDSELNLDTLLDNRPITLRRPRERAVFTVQHTIINAYRAYLISQGFVEFQAPKLVGGDAEGGAEVFQVDYFNNQRAYLATSPQLYKQMMVGVFERVFTSGTMFRAEKSATTRHLSEISMLDFEMGFIKDHTDVIKMVTGLSRAITEAVATKCSAELALLGMPVPLAPEAFPVMTLREAQELIKKETGVDKTKEPDLEPEDERFLCDYAHEHLGSDFVFVTHFPTKKRPFYTHVEPENPEFTRSFDMLFRGLEMCSGGQRVHDYNTLIERIKEKGLDPEKFEFYLQAFKYGIPPHGGIGLGLERLTAKFCGLSNVKEATLFPRDINRIDTLLSKPQDNAD from the coding sequence ATGGAAAGAATTTTAATTAAAGACCTTAAGGATTACCTTGAGCAAAATGTAACTATCCAAGCCTCGGTGAGTGTTATTCGTAACCAAGGAAAGGTAGCATTTTTTGATTTTCGTGACCGCACGGGTATTATTCAGGGAATCATCTTTGGTAAACCAGAGTTGCTCGCGTCGGTACAGGAGGTAAAGCCGGGCTACACACTTGAATTAACTGGCCTTGTACATGCGCGCCAAGAAAAGATGGTAAATGCAAAAGTGCAAAACGGTGACATTGAACTCGAAATTTCGGGAGTCACAGTCCTCGGTGTTGCACAAGCACTTCCGTTTGACCTCGATTCAGAACTCAACCTCGACACCCTTCTCGATAATCGCCCCATCACGCTTCGCCGCCCACGCGAACGTGCGGTATTTACCGTGCAACACACCATCATCAACGCCTACCGTGCATACCTCATAAGCCAAGGCTTCGTAGAATTTCAAGCACCAAAACTTGTGGGTGGAGATGCAGAAGGTGGCGCAGAAGTATTCCAAGTAGATTACTTCAACAATCAACGCGCGTACCTTGCAACCAGCCCTCAACTTTATAAGCAAATGATGGTGGGTGTCTTTGAGCGTGTCTTTACTTCAGGTACCATGTTCCGTGCAGAAAAAAGCGCAACGACACGTCATCTGAGTGAAATCTCAATGCTCGACTTCGAAATGGGATTCATCAAGGACCATACTGATGTGATAAAAATGGTGACCGGATTATCACGCGCAATCACGGAAGCAGTTGCAACAAAGTGTTCTGCGGAACTTGCACTTCTCGGTATGCCTGTACCACTTGCACCTGAAGCCTTTCCTGTAATGACCCTTCGTGAAGCACAAGAACTTATCAAAAAAGAAACGGGTGTGGATAAAACTAAAGAACCAGACCTCGAACCTGAAGACGAACGTTTCCTTTGTGACTATGCACACGAGCACCTCGGTTCAGACTTTGTGTTTGTTACCCATTTTCCCACAAAGAAACGCCCATTCTATACACATGTAGAGCCAGAGAATCCAGAGTTCACCCGTAGTTTCGACATGCTCTTCCGTGGGCTTGAAATGTGCTCAGGTGGACAGCGTGTGCATGACTACAACACCCTCATTGAACGCATCAAGGAAAAAGGGCTTGATCCGGAAAAATTTGAATTTTATCTTCAGGCCTTTAAGTATGGCATTCCACCACATGGAGGTATTGGACTTGGGCTCGAGCGTCTCACTGCAAAGTTTTGTGGGCTCTCAAACGTAAAAGAAGCAACACTTTTCCCGCGCGATATCAACCGCATCGACACACTCCTCTCTAAGCCACAAGACAATGCAGATTAA
- the trpS gene encoding tryptophan--tRNA ligase — translation MSNKKRLFTGLQPSGTLHIGNYFGALKPFKDVCGEYESYLMIADLHALTSVRDAQLLRQNTLDIVRDYLAAGVSPDDVVIFKQSDIPEHTELAWMFECLVTVPFLMQAHAYKDKVAKGMEASAGLFNYPMLMAADILLYDADIVPVGEDQRQHIEYAREAVTKFNNAYGETFIAPAEMILESVGVVPGTDGQKMSKSYKNTIPLFGTRDEIAKAVMSIVTDSSGERPQHVYAIHSLFRTAEELEALYTEHAGKYKNLKEALIEDIETLVAPMREKREAITDEVVRQVLLDGAKRARDHAESKMRIVRSKVGIVD, via the coding sequence ATGAGCAACAAAAAACGACTCTTCACGGGGCTACAGCCTTCAGGGACACTCCATATTGGTAATTATTTTGGTGCACTTAAGCCTTTTAAGGATGTGTGTGGTGAGTACGAGAGTTATCTCATGATTGCCGACCTTCATGCGCTCACAAGTGTACGTGACGCACAACTGCTGCGTCAAAACACGCTTGATATCGTACGTGACTACCTTGCGGCAGGAGTGAGTCCTGATGATGTTGTTATTTTTAAGCAATCCGATATACCTGAACACACCGAACTTGCATGGATGTTTGAATGTCTCGTAACGGTACCTTTTCTCATGCAGGCGCATGCTTATAAAGACAAAGTTGCAAAAGGCATGGAGGCGAGTGCGGGGCTCTTCAACTACCCTATGCTCATGGCGGCAGATATTCTTCTCTACGATGCTGATATCGTGCCGGTAGGGGAGGACCAGCGTCAGCACATTGAGTATGCACGCGAAGCAGTGACGAAGTTTAATAATGCATATGGAGAGACCTTCATTGCACCAGCGGAGATGATATTGGAAAGTGTCGGCGTTGTGCCTGGCACTGATGGTCAAAAGATGAGTAAGAGTTACAAAAACACCATTCCACTCTTTGGGACAAGGGACGAAATTGCAAAGGCAGTCATGAGCATTGTGACTGATTCATCGGGTGAACGCCCACAGCATGTGTACGCCATTCACTCACTTTTTAGAACAGCTGAAGAACTTGAGGCACTGTACACCGAGCATGCAGGGAAGTATAAAAACCTCAAAGAAGCACTTATTGAAGACATTGAAACACTGGTTGCACCTATGCGTGAAAAACGAGAAGCTATTACTGATGAAGTGGTGCGCCAAGTGCTACTGGACGGAGCAAAGCGTGCTCGTGACCATGCTGAGTCAAAGATGCGTATAGTCCGTTCCAAGGTAGGTATCGTTGACTAA